In Halosolutus amylolyticus, the genomic window AACGTTCCCGACGATTGTTGACGTACCGTCGTTTCGTCTTGTAGTCTATGAACTTCGTTCACATCGTCCGGATCGTTCAGGTCGATAAACGTGCGCATGAGGGCACTGACGTACCGCGTTCCGATCTCATCCTGCGTCAACGTGTACTCGCCAGGATCGGAGAGAACCCCTTTCACGTACTGATCTTGGTTGGTGAGAACTATCGACTGGTATCGGTCACCGGTGTCCGGTTTCGTGATGGTAACCGGCTCGGTTAGGTCGAATATTCCCCACGAGTAAAGCACCTCATGGTTTGGTGCCTTGGGTTGGTTGACCTGCTCCTCTATGGGAGGAATATCTCGGTAGTGCTTGAACTCGCCGAACCCACCAATTTCGACATGTGATCCAAAGTAGTCATCCGCTTGGACGCGTAGGAAGTTCTCCCACGTCACTGGGATTGGCTCGTCATCCGCTGACGTCTCGCTTCCAGCCTCGTGAGTGTTCGCCTCCGATGAATGTTGACTGGCAGTAGCGCTGCCACCACCCAGCGCGAGCATTCCGGCAAGGCCCACCCCGCGAAGTGCGCTTCGGCGCGTTGCTCGCAGCAGTTCGAAGTTCGATTCTGGCGTCGTGTGGTTTGGTTCTTTGCCCATGACTCGTGTCTCTCTGAGTGGCCCACAGCAGTAGTGCGACCGACTCACACGCTCGCACTCCAGCAGCCCATATAATACAGTGACGATACCAGAGAATAATTTCATGACACGATG contains:
- a CDS encoding DUF1214 domain-containing protein, producing the protein MGKEPNHTTPESNFELLRATRRSALRGVGLAGMLALGGGSATASQHSSEANTHEAGSETSADDEPIPVTWENFLRVQADDYFGSHVEIGGFGEFKHYRDIPPIEEQVNQPKAPNHEVLYSWGIFDLTEPVTITKPDTGDRYQSIVLTNQDQYVKGVLSDPGEYTLTQDEIGTRYVSALMRTFIDLNDPDDVNEVHRLQDETTVRQQSSGTFEIPNWDQESFEEIEEALITVGETMDDLGGVYGDVDEVDPVKHYIGSAAFGVGGLPEWESLLVMRYPEQNDGETPYTLTVDEPDTVPVDAFWSVTVYSSDWLLEENEYDAYSVNNVTAERDDDGSVTVHLGGDPDQPNFLYTPEGWRYIVRLYRPREEVLNGSYQFPEAEPLE